One stretch of Archocentrus centrarchus isolate MPI-CPG fArcCen1 chromosome 5, fArcCen1, whole genome shotgun sequence DNA includes these proteins:
- the fkbp11 gene encoding peptidyl-prolyl cis-trans isomerase FKBP11, translated as MASLSQKFTMKTAVFMLLLAVFTCGLAQVEDADEPEELQVETLVKPETCSILSRMGDTLQIHYTGKLMDGKVIDSSLSRDPLVVELGKRTVIAGLEQSLVGVCEGQKIKATIPSHLAYGKKGYPPTIPGNAALEFEVEVISLSQQTQWQKMVNDVFPLVCLALVPTLLGLVGLYLYKKASAQKPSKKKAKDKKSKKK; from the exons ATGGCATCTCTTTCCCAGAAGTTCACAATGAAGACCGCCGTTTTTATGCTCCTGCTCGCAGTCTTCACCTGTGGACTCGCGCAGGTAGAAGACGCTGATGAGCCCGAGGAGCTGCAGGTGGAGACCTTG GTGAAACCCGAAACTTGCTCCATACTTTCCAGAATGGGAGACACACTGCAGATCCACTACACG GGTAAGCTGATGGATGGAAAGGTGATTGACTCATCTCTATCCCGGGACCCTCTTGTTGTTGAGCTGGGCAAGAGGACAGTTATTGCTG GTCTGGAGCAAAGCTTGGTTGGTGTCTGTGAAGG GCAGAAAATCAAAGCCACTATTCCCTCTCACCTTGCATATGGAAAGAAAGGTTACCCTCCAACAATTCCAG GTAATGCTGCTCTCGAGTTTGAGGTGGAGGTGATTTCTCTGTCACAGCAGACGCAGTGGCAGAAGATGGTCAACGATGTTTTCCCCCTGGTGTGTTTGGCCTTGGTGCCCACTCTGCTTGGCTTGGTTGGACTTTACCTTTACAAAAAGGCCAGTGCCCAGAAGCCTAGCAAAAAGAAGGCCAAGGATAAGAAGAGCAAGAAGAAATAA